A window of the Triplophysa rosa linkage group LG23, Trosa_1v2, whole genome shotgun sequence genome harbors these coding sequences:
- the zc2hc1a gene encoding zinc finger C2HC domain-containing protein 1A isoform X3, with amino-acid sequence MMEEIDELPPLSEDLVPCKICGRRFFPKVLKKHVPICQKTVSKRRKVFDSSRQRAEGTDISTVKPIKSKPEPPKKQSNWRRKHEEFVATIRAAKGLTQVMKAGGPLPPPPPPSYDPDYIQCPYCQRRFSENAADRHIKFCKEQASRISNKSKFPGSDKAKPPARTQHKPPPPKKANSPAAPAVSSRLPQLSAYGQGAGTGIPSSKTSSTGSARSVSSGYSPLRNTSSGLCSPPSETNMKPKGLVSQSSLKNPPSGIGMNKKKVQNADNCISRNDVKNDINHSTTGTKFCHECGTKYPVDWAKFCCECGVKRMHI; translated from the exons atgatggAGGAAATAGACG AATTGCCTCCCCTTTCCGAAGATCTGGTGCCCTGCAAAATATGTGGGAGGCGTTTTTTTCCAAAGGTTCTT AAAAAGCATGTGCCCATCTGCCAGAAGACTGTATCAAAACGAAGAAAGGTGTTTGACTCTAGCAGGCAAAGGGCAGAAGGAACTGATATTTCTACAGTGAAACCTATAAAATCAAAG CCTGAACCACCCAAGAAACAGTCCAACTGGCGTCGGAAGCACGAAGAATTTGTCGCCACTATTCGCGCCGCCAAAGGCTTGACTCAAGTGATGAAAGCTGGAGGACCTCTTCCTCCACCCCCTCCTCCGTCCTACGATCCAG ATTATATCCAGTGCCCATATTGTCAGCGGCGCTTTAGTGAGAATGCAGCGGATCGCCACATTAAGTTCTGCAAGGAACAAGCGTCACGGATCTCCAACAAGAGCAAGTTTCCTGGAAGCGATAAAGCAAAACCCCCTGCCAGGACTCAG CACAAACCTCCTCCACCAAAGAAAGCAAATTCCCCCGCTGCACCTGCCGTTTCTTCTCGTCTACCACAACTCTCGGCTTATGGGCAAGGTGCTGGCACAG GCATTCCAAGCAGCAAAACCTCTTCCACCGGCTCGGCCAGAAGCGTGTCATCGGGATACTCTCCTTTACGGAATACGTCCTCTGGCCTGTGCAGCCCTCCCTCTGA AACCAACATGAAACCTAAAGGCTTGGTTTCGCAAAGCTCCCTGAAAAATCCCCCCTCTGGAATCGGGATGAACAAGAAGAAGGTCCAAAATGCAGACAACTGTATTTCAAG GAATGATGTGAAGAACGATATAAATCACTCCACGACAGGCACCAAGTTCTGCCATGAGTGTGGGACCAAGTACCCAGTGGACTGGGCCAAGTTCTGCTGTGAGTGCGGGGTAAAAAGAATGCACATTTAA
- the zc2hc1a gene encoding zinc finger C2HC domain-containing protein 1A isoform X2 produces the protein MMEEIDELPPLSEDLVPCKICGRRFFPKVLKKHVPICQKTVSKRRKVFDSSRQRAEGTDISTVKPIKSKLHSSTSSSKSDKPEPPKKQSNWRRKHEEFVATIRAAKGLTQVMKAGGPLPPPPPPSYDPDYIQCPYCQRRFSENAADRHIKFCKEQASRISNKSKFPGSDKAKPPARTQHKPPPPKKANSPAAPAVSSRLPQLSAYGQGIPSSKTSSTGSARSVSSGYSPLRNTSSGLCSPPSETNMKPKGLVSQSSLKNPPSGIGMNKKKVQNADNCISRNDVKNDINHSTTGTKFCHECGTKYPVDWAKFCCECGVKRMHI, from the exons atgatggAGGAAATAGACG AATTGCCTCCCCTTTCCGAAGATCTGGTGCCCTGCAAAATATGTGGGAGGCGTTTTTTTCCAAAGGTTCTT AAAAAGCATGTGCCCATCTGCCAGAAGACTGTATCAAAACGAAGAAAGGTGTTTGACTCTAGCAGGCAAAGGGCAGAAGGAACTGATATTTCTACAGTGAAACCTATAAAATCAAAG TTACACAGTTCTACCAGCAGCTCTAAGTCTGATAAA CCTGAACCACCCAAGAAACAGTCCAACTGGCGTCGGAAGCACGAAGAATTTGTCGCCACTATTCGCGCCGCCAAAGGCTTGACTCAAGTGATGAAAGCTGGAGGACCTCTTCCTCCACCCCCTCCTCCGTCCTACGATCCAG ATTATATCCAGTGCCCATATTGTCAGCGGCGCTTTAGTGAGAATGCAGCGGATCGCCACATTAAGTTCTGCAAGGAACAAGCGTCACGGATCTCCAACAAGAGCAAGTTTCCTGGAAGCGATAAAGCAAAACCCCCTGCCAGGACTCAG CACAAACCTCCTCCACCAAAGAAAGCAAATTCCCCCGCTGCACCTGCCGTTTCTTCTCGTCTACCACAACTCTCGGCTTATGGGCAAG GCATTCCAAGCAGCAAAACCTCTTCCACCGGCTCGGCCAGAAGCGTGTCATCGGGATACTCTCCTTTACGGAATACGTCCTCTGGCCTGTGCAGCCCTCCCTCTGA AACCAACATGAAACCTAAAGGCTTGGTTTCGCAAAGCTCCCTGAAAAATCCCCCCTCTGGAATCGGGATGAACAAGAAGAAGGTCCAAAATGCAGACAACTGTATTTCAAG GAATGATGTGAAGAACGATATAAATCACTCCACGACAGGCACCAAGTTCTGCCATGAGTGTGGGACCAAGTACCCAGTGGACTGGGCCAAGTTCTGCTGTGAGTGCGGGGTAAAAAGAATGCACATTTAA
- the zc2hc1a gene encoding zinc finger C2HC domain-containing protein 1A isoform X1 — protein sequence MMEEIDELPPLSEDLVPCKICGRRFFPKVLKKHVPICQKTVSKRRKVFDSSRQRAEGTDISTVKPIKSKLHSSTSSSKSDKPEPPKKQSNWRRKHEEFVATIRAAKGLTQVMKAGGPLPPPPPPSYDPDYIQCPYCQRRFSENAADRHIKFCKEQASRISNKSKFPGSDKAKPPARTQHKPPPPKKANSPAAPAVSSRLPQLSAYGQGAGTGIPSSKTSSTGSARSVSSGYSPLRNTSSGLCSPPSETNMKPKGLVSQSSLKNPPSGIGMNKKKVQNADNCISRNDVKNDINHSTTGTKFCHECGTKYPVDWAKFCCECGVKRMHI from the exons atgatggAGGAAATAGACG AATTGCCTCCCCTTTCCGAAGATCTGGTGCCCTGCAAAATATGTGGGAGGCGTTTTTTTCCAAAGGTTCTT AAAAAGCATGTGCCCATCTGCCAGAAGACTGTATCAAAACGAAGAAAGGTGTTTGACTCTAGCAGGCAAAGGGCAGAAGGAACTGATATTTCTACAGTGAAACCTATAAAATCAAAG TTACACAGTTCTACCAGCAGCTCTAAGTCTGATAAA CCTGAACCACCCAAGAAACAGTCCAACTGGCGTCGGAAGCACGAAGAATTTGTCGCCACTATTCGCGCCGCCAAAGGCTTGACTCAAGTGATGAAAGCTGGAGGACCTCTTCCTCCACCCCCTCCTCCGTCCTACGATCCAG ATTATATCCAGTGCCCATATTGTCAGCGGCGCTTTAGTGAGAATGCAGCGGATCGCCACATTAAGTTCTGCAAGGAACAAGCGTCACGGATCTCCAACAAGAGCAAGTTTCCTGGAAGCGATAAAGCAAAACCCCCTGCCAGGACTCAG CACAAACCTCCTCCACCAAAGAAAGCAAATTCCCCCGCTGCACCTGCCGTTTCTTCTCGTCTACCACAACTCTCGGCTTATGGGCAAGGTGCTGGCACAG GCATTCCAAGCAGCAAAACCTCTTCCACCGGCTCGGCCAGAAGCGTGTCATCGGGATACTCTCCTTTACGGAATACGTCCTCTGGCCTGTGCAGCCCTCCCTCTGA AACCAACATGAAACCTAAAGGCTTGGTTTCGCAAAGCTCCCTGAAAAATCCCCCCTCTGGAATCGGGATGAACAAGAAGAAGGTCCAAAATGCAGACAACTGTATTTCAAG GAATGATGTGAAGAACGATATAAATCACTCCACGACAGGCACCAAGTTCTGCCATGAGTGTGGGACCAAGTACCCAGTGGACTGGGCCAAGTTCTGCTGTGAGTGCGGGGTAAAAAGAATGCACATTTAA
- the pkia gene encoding cAMP-dependent protein kinase inhibitor alpha: MTDVEVTYEDFIASGRAGRRNAVHDILGSSAGLDPSGLSRTLSELNISKADKTNDEEKSQNLAASEPKQEESKEGGT, from the exons ATGACTGATGTCGAGGTGACGTATGAAGACTTCATCGCCTCTGGAAGGGCAGGCAGACGGAATGCTGTGCACGACATACTGGGAAGCTCAGCCGGGCTGGATCCAAGCGGCCTCTCCCGAACTCTGTCTGAGCTCAATATCAGCAAAGCAG ACAAAACTAATGATGAAGAGAAAAGCCAGAACTTGGCAGCATCCGAACCGAAGCAGGAAGAAAGCAAAGAGGGCGGTACTTAA